The following is a genomic window from Carassius gibelio isolate Cgi1373 ecotype wild population from Czech Republic chromosome B7, carGib1.2-hapl.c, whole genome shotgun sequence.
TAAAATTACCACTCCTAGACTCATACACTTTGTTTAAGTCACAAATGGACTTTGGAATTCAAAATAGTCCAGGATTTGGCTGTTTTTAAGCTAAATAGATGACCCCTAGAGTTAAGACTCCGTTAACATTGTTGTTAAAGGTTCACTTTAAAGTGCAGTTGCCACaattgtttttataatgtaacaatatgtgagcatgttttttttttttctaaccgtTAACATTTTGAAAGCGTTTTAGATTTTTGACTCTCAAACTGGGATCCCTTTGTGAATCATTGTTTTAGATAAAGAAACAAGTAGTTCAAGAAGTTTTGTTTTCTATACtacaaaaatttaataaatacagatttttgaCTGATTTACATCACACTTAAAAACAATTAAGCTGTGGGTGACAGATTCATAAACATTGTGTTCAGACAGACAGCAGTATTCCACCACTACAAAAAAAAACTCCCTTTTTGATAATTTCATAGCTGAGCCATTTCTTTTAGTTTCATGTATAGTTCTGATGCAGACTCCCAGTTTTCTGGCTTCTGTAACTGATTGTGTTCCATGGCAAAGTCCAAGTACTCCTGCATGTTAGCGTCCCCACAAGGAGTCATTGACAGGCTAGCCTCAGGAAGGGCATCCAGTTCAGCCTGTTCGATTTGAAATCCGCAGTCTCTGGAGCCAAATCTATGTTAAATAGAAAACATAAGCATTTTTTATGTAAACTAAAACGTTAGAATAATACTTTTATCTGTTTATAATCAATTTATCACCTGTGTGGTAAGTAGTAGAGTTCATTGGGTACTCCTCCTGGACATGCTGCTGTTCTGGAAGGGCGAATCCTGTGACTGTTCCACAGTCTCACACACTCATCCAAGTCCTTCTGAACAACATCACCAAAGCAATATCTCAATAGGCACTGATGCTCATGACTCCCATTGAAGTATCCTGCTTCTCTAAGGTCTGCAAATAACTCCATCCAGAACTGAGACCTATTGAAATTTATACAAATTGTAGTTATACTTGTAACCATATACACATATGtttgaataataaaatcaaaGATTAGTCGTAATAACATTTATGGTCTGCATCTTTtggtcatttgattttttttttttttcattactcgTTCGAATGACCAAAAGATGCAATGACAGTTTATGAAGACCACTCACCTTCCCTTTCTAAATATAGACCACCAGGACTCAATACGCTGGTTATTTATAGATGAGCCGTACATGTGGCTGGACGCGCCAGAGTAGTAGTCACTGTGATGGTGGCGTAGCGTACATTGAATTGCAGCCATCATGCCGTTCTCAGTGCCGCAATCAGTCCTCAGTCTCATGGGGATGACACCGAGGTTTCGCACACATGACATGAAAAAGTAAGCAATCACTGTTGGGTTATTGTTTGTTGGTCCACATTCAAGCCACAGTACTTTACGTGAAAATCCATCTATGCATCCCGATATGGCCAAACCGAATGGCTTAAGTTTATCATAACCATCTGCGTGCCACATATAGTTAGGTCCCATTGAGTGGTAAATTCTTCTTGTAAACCTTCTGCGTGTTCTGCTCTCACACCCTCGAGGATTAAGCTCCCGGAGCATATTCATCACATCATCCCTCTTCACTCGAAAATTGTACTTTTGTTTAAGTACCTGCCACATCGTGCGGTAGCCAAATAGTTGTCCAGGTCCACGAAGTTCCAATCTGATGGCGTTCCTCACGGAGTTTAGAGAGGAATAAGACTTTCTGCGGTACAACCCGGCTTCGTTCAGTTTACTTTTAAGAGTCCTCAAGCTGATGTTTACACCGTGTAGACTTGACATCATGTCCACGATTACAGCGTACGAGTGGCCCTCGTTAAAATATTGAACACATTGATGCAGTATGTCTGGTGTTTCCGTCTGGTCCGTGTCCTTAAGGAACTCCAAACACCGACCACACGCAAAGCAAAACCGCGTTAAACTGCTCATTTGTTTGCCACAAAACGGGCAAAACATCCTTCGTCCGCAGTCCATGCTCGATCCGCGctcattaacaacaacaacacctttCACCGCGTCACTTCCGGTGTGTGGTACATTCCCTTTCCGTGAAGAATCTGTCATTGTAAATTTGTTTCGGGACTGGTAAAAGTGTTTTGGgtcttgttaattttttttctaaaatgtaaatttgtttcGTCCTTGGTAAAAGTGTTTTCCCCATGTAATTGTGTTTTATGATTGGTAAAAATGTTTTCCAAAAAGTAAATTTGTCTCAAGGTTTGTAAAAGTGTTTCACACTTTGTAATGTTGTTTTGCACTTCCCGGCCACCGTACTGTTGCTCATGTCTGCTGTGTCTCATCTTCACCAGCAGAGGCCTCTGCTCTGAAGAGGAAAAAGAAGGACAAGAATCTCTCTTTCCTCTTCatcttgtcttttttattattatttctaaaactCTTCTCACAATAATCACAAGTATTCTGTCATCTCACACAATGGTGCCTCAAACTGAGGTTTTAAGcgttaaaattgtaattaaataatgtttataagtATGTAATTCTGTTAAATAAGGTTCATTTTCATATTGACTGATACAGGCTGACGTAAGTCAGATGTAAGTATGGAAATTAATGGAAAGAGATATACACAAATATAGAGGAAGTGAATATGAAATAGGGTTTTTAGACTAGTAAACAAATAATGTGATACTAAATGAGTGATGAGAGCAGATATAATAATCATTACACAGTTTGAAGCAGAGGACAGAAACATCAGACTCAGGACAGAAACACAACCTCTTAAGTAAGAATAACTCTTAAGTTCATTCTTTAACTAGAATTAGACTTTGAGAAGTTAATATTATCTGACTTGTTGTGAATCCTGTCATGccgctaagattttttttttttcataatgttttactctaaaatgaaaatgagtgttttagatttttttaatgcattttttcatcttcagaaatGGACCAGACTCTGTATTTCATTCTTCTTCTCATtggtgagtgtgtttgtggttttattCATGATTTCTAGTTTCATTAGGTTTGATCCTGTTATGAAAAGCATTAAAGCAGCGTCTCTCTTTCACAGCTCTCTGCTCCGTATCTGAATGTGTTCAGCATCAGTATCACTTTATAAATGAGAAGAAGACCTGGACTGAAGCTCAGAGATACTGCAGAGAGAAATACACAGATCTGGCCACCGCTGACAACATGAACGACACAAACGAGCTGAAGAAGAGTGTGAATGATTCAAGTGTTCAGTATTTCTGGATTGGGCTGCAGAAGACGGGTCGTGATGAATGGCACTGGTCTTCAGGTGAACCTGTGCTCTATCTGAACTGGGCGCCTGGACAACCAAATCTTGGTGCAGAAGAATGCGTTATGATGACCGATGGACAGTGGCATGATGGAAGATGTAGCACGCTCCTAACTTTTATTTGTAATTCCTCCAATAACAGTAAGTGCATCTCCCTACaatgacaaaaaatattaatgtataaaaaGAAGCACAGAGTTTTTGACCCTGCTCCTGGACTCCACTGCCCTGTGAAGTTTCTATCCAACCTGCTTCAGCTTGTGATTATCAGCTGATCCTGAAGAGCTTGATTTGCTGGTTCTggggtgtttgattagggttggagtgaaactctgcaggactgtggctctccagAACAGATGTTGTCCACTGCTGTACACCGTTCTGACACAATACTAATCGCTTCTACATTTTAATGTGGTCATACATATAAACAAGCTGAAGTCAGTTTCTGTAGAGACAAACTAATGTTggcctggagagagagagaataattcATAATTTCTTCATTCttcaatttaataattatttaattgataaatGTAATAGGCATATAGCAGGGGTCAACAGGGATGTCTGGCATTGGAAATCAACATAATcctttattcaaatattatttaaactgtgttaaatattttgcaaccttatattgctgaaaaaaaacctattatataaaactattttatatatatatatatatatatatatatatatatatatatatatatatatatatatatatatatatatatattaggggtgtaacgatacgcgtatttgtattgaaccgttcggtatgaagctttcggttcggtacgcggtacgcattatgtaccgaacggttcgttggactacttaattatatttgaaaaaaaaaaagttaaatataatgatatgcgttcaacaaggtagtccaataacccaaacgacgtaacaggcaacgcccctgacacccccgaagaagaataaaacaccaacttatatgtttatgttaggctactcagtcaggtgctcgctcactcagtacgcgctgagtgagcgagcagttcatgcacggtacgcggtggccaagtcgtttaacagaccagaaatagaagatcctccaataactaACAGGTCTGGCGTTTGGGTGCacttggattccctgtaagctataatggtgatggcaagagagtggtggataaaaaaacaaaggtatgtcgcatctgctacacaagcaaaaaaaaaaaaaacgccaccGGGAAtgattgaaacatgtcaactcatttacgccgacaccaccttagtgtgtcagtatctgggaaaagacgaaaaagagcagaaacatacacgcaacataCTATCCCcacagcatttagacagacatttccaactgactcaaacagggcaaaagacatcaccacgGCGATTGGTAGGCctcatttacattatagccgcggatattagaccttactatttaccattcattctatcatcaccattatagcttacagggaatccaaagtgcacccatacaccagacctgttggttattggaggatcttctatttctggtctgttaaattaattagacattttgcaacgagccttcaggccgttcacatatcgcgcctaaaaacgcgtggaaaacgctaggtgcatctttctccttctttcgaaagcactcgggcagaagcacccctgaggcgtctgcctttgctaagcaacaatgacgtgctctctccaagaagacgcggaaatttcagcaaaggataaatggatttgcagctctaaaaatcgcttgcagtaggctagctcagctactaaatttatttcaaaattgcaatccatatacaactatgatcagctgttccttcatcttgactgagctttcaacgttgttacaggaaaggatgaagctgactGGTTAGTTCtggtcacatgacccgcggtgcgcttggtGCACccgcggcattctgaaaagttgagatgtctttacattttgctgtatctaaaacgaaCTGAAcagtgacatcagtgtatcgtatagaaccgaactgtgaattttgtgaaccgttacacccctaatatatatatatatgtatatatatatatatatatatatggtaaatggactgcatttatataacactttcaacatggccatccaaagcgctttacaatttgcctcacattcacccatccactcaccgactgcggtgtcagccattcaaggtgccatccagctcgtcaggagcagctggggttaggtgtcttgctcaaggacacctcgacacttggtcaggcggagccggggatcgaaccaccgaCCTTCCAGTTTTTTAGGCAACCTACATGacccactgagccactgccgccctatatatttttttttcagcaatatttagaaattatgaattaaaaattgtgtttcttaatcataatttatttatatattaatttataattaataattatttaatttaaaaaacttaTAAATGGGGATGTCTAGTGTAGTAAATCAACATAACCCTTTATTCAAGTATTATTAAAACtgtgttaaatattttataatggttttgtATATGgttttgtattttgaaaaatataaaataataatataattgtaatgGTTTAATCAAACATGTAGTTAATAACTAATAGCACCTCCGATCATCAGTTTTGGACACTACTGAATGGAATTCTGTCTCTTCTTGATGTTTACGGACAAAACTCTTGTTCAGTTCTTGTATTATCAATGTAATTTTATTGTGTTCAGTTTTACccatattacaatattttgttttgagATTTTTATTCAACgaaattagtattttttaagtAGAGGtttcaaaacaaatacaaatttatgATCACTAGCTTCAGAGTCTGTGATAAACACCTGAACACTGTGAGCT
Proteins encoded in this region:
- the LOC127961736 gene encoding uncharacterized protein LOC127961736; this translates as MTDSSRKGNVPHTGSDAVKGVVVVNERGSSMDCGRRMFCPFCGKQMSSLTRFCFACGRCLEFLKDTDQTETPDILHQCVQYFNEGHSYAVIVDMMSSLHGVNISLRTLKSKLNEAGLYRRKSYSSLNSVRNAIRLELRGPGQLFGYRTMWQVLKQKYNFRVKRDDVMNMLRELNPRGCESRTRRRFTRRIYHSMGPNYMWHADGYDKLKPFGLAISGCIDGFSRKVLWLECGPTNNNPTVIAYFFMSCVRNLGVIPMRLRTDCGTENGMMAAIQCTLRHHHSDYYSGASSHMYGSSINNQRIESWWSIFRKGRSQFWMELFADLREAGYFNGSHEHQCLLRYCFGDVVQKDLDECVRLWNSHRIRPSRTAACPGGVPNELYYLPHRFGSRDCGFQIEQAELDALPEASLSMTPCGDANMQEYLDFAMEHNQLQKPENWESASELYMKLKEMAQL